In one Myxocyprinus asiaticus isolate MX2 ecotype Aquarium Trade chromosome 1, UBuf_Myxa_2, whole genome shotgun sequence genomic region, the following are encoded:
- the LOC127446508 gene encoding ufm1-specific protease 1-like, with translation MQETEQTGITQKTECIDWGGQNCGQTRMTVNNKTWKDTLVKNALDGLPLPSPDCDRCSVISGECLYYHYGCDGKDDRGWGCGYRTIQTMSSWLCLNQSLSVSPKHPPSLSEIQQTLVKIGDKPDSFLGSREWIGTFEASLVLDQLFDVPCRIVHVRYGKELEQAVEDLHKHFLTHGSPVMMGGDRDNSSKGVLGVCTGIRGSYLLVMDPHYFGCPLDKNSVQKQGWVSWKAVGSLDQCSFYNLCLPLTAKK, from the coding sequence ATGCAGGAGACCGAACAAACAGGGATAACTCAGAAAACCGAGTGTATAGATTGGGGTGGACAGAATTGTGGACAAACTCGGATGACAGTCAATAACAAAACCTGGAAGGATACATTAGTAAAGAACGCCCTTGATGGACTGCCCCTGCCATCTCCAGACTGTGACAGATGCTCAGTCATATCGGGAGAGTGTCTCTATTACCATTATGGTTGTGATGGAAAGGATGACAGAGGTTGGGGTTGCGGATACAGGACTATTCAGACCATGTCTTCATGGTTGTGTCTTAATCAGTCTCTCAGTGTGAGTCCCAAACACCCTCCTAGCCTTTCTGAAATCCAACAAACTTTGGTGAAAATAGGGGACAAGCCTGATTCATTTTTGGGTTCCAGGGAGTGGATAGGCACGTTTGAGGCAAGTCTTGTTCTTGACCAGCTCTTTGATGTTCCCTGCCGCATTGTGCATGTGCGGTATGGCAAGGAGCTTGAGCAAGCTGTGGAGGACCTCCATAAACACTTCCTTACACACGGGTCACCTGTAATGATGGGAGGAGACAGGGATAACTCTTCTAAGGGTGTCTTAGGGGTGTGCACAGGAATACGGGGGAGCTACCTGCTTGTGATGGATCCACACTATTTTGGCTGTCCTTTAGATAAAAACTCTGTGCAAAAGCAGGGCTGGGTTTCATGGAAAGCAGTTGGTTCTCTGGATCAGTGCTCTTTCTACAATCTTTGTCTGCCTCTTACTGCAAAGAAGtga
- the LOC127446501 gene encoding endonuclease domain-containing 1 protein-like, with the protein MKLSCLSVALLIPLLSLVLRSQAGVVDDFNHVESCKDFLYMGTPPKGYLSTSLKKICQRYMDKPRFITFYDPKKHIPIYSAYTFKKSDGEKRVDVPWMFEPQLAIEKGSSSMEPFPQSSFMHRNFEDTQAVLEDYADVIQYERGQLNPDQHQADPLDKAATYTLTNVVPLIREFSIGPWSTQEDAIRKRLNNFCHGKAYVITGVTTSGNMIRRDNLDRVAIPEYIWTAYCCTDYDHNAPYSERYKFPAFGAYGLNDRVNNQIVEVPIKNLEKFLKGKMQVDRNFQVFYSDCVSDS; encoded by the exons ATGAAGCTCAGTTGCCTTTCTGTAGCTTTGCTGATCCCACTGCTGTCTTTGGTATTGAGATCACAGGCTGGAGTGGTGGATGACTTCAACCACGTAGAGAGCTGTAAGGATTTTCTTTATATGGGCACTCCACCAAAAGGCTACCTTAGTACCTCATTAAAAAAGATTTGCCAGCGATACATGGACAAGCCTCGCTTCATCACCTTCTATGACCCCAAAAAACATATTCCCATCTACTCAGCCTACACCTTCAAGAAATCAGATGGGGAGAAACGAGTAGATGTTCCCTGGATGTTTGAACCACAG CTGGCTATTGAAAAAGGTAGCAGTAGCATGGAACCCTTCCCCCAGTCATCCTTCATGCACAGAAACTTTGAAGACACACAGGCTGTGTTGGAAGACTATGCTGATGTGATCCAATATGAACGTGGCCAACTGAACCCAGATCAGCATCAAGCAGACCCGCTGGACAAGGCCGCCACATACACCTTGACCAATGTGGTTCCCCTGATAAGGGAGTTCAGTATTGGTCCCTGGAGCACACAGGAAGATGCGATCCGCAAACGGCTCAATAATTTTTGCCACGGTAAGGCTTATGTGATCACTGGGGTGACAACGTCTGGTAACATGATCCGGCGTGATAACCTGGATCGTGTAGCCATCCCGGAGTACATATGGACAGCTTATTGCTGCACAGATTATGATCACAACGCTCCTTACTCAGAGCGCTACAAGTTTCCGGCATTTGGTGCCTATGGCCTCAATGATCGTGTGAACAACCAGATAGTGGAGGTTCCAATCAAGAATCTGGAGAAATTTCTCAAGGGCAAAATGCAGGTGGATAGGAACTTCCAGGTCTTTTACAGCGACTGTGTGTCTGACTCGTAG